In the Vicia villosa cultivar HV-30 ecotype Madison, WI unplaced genomic scaffold, Vvil1.0 ctg.000030F_1_1, whole genome shotgun sequence genome, GGAATTCCTGTTTTGGCTGACAGGGATATATGCTCATAATCAACCTGATTTAAGGAGGAATTTATGGAAGACCATAGCTAGTATCCATAAAACTCAAACAGGACCTTGGTGTGTCATAGGAGACTTCAATAATGTGGCTACTGCTCAAGACAGAATTGGAGGGAATTTGGTGCATATTAATGAGTATAGTGATCTTACTAATATGATGCAGGAAACTAATTTGTCAGAGATGGATAGTGTGGGTGATTTCTTTACTTGGTCCAATAGGCAGGCTGTTGGCACTATATTTTCCAGAATTGATAGAGCAATTTGTAATGCTGAGTGGTTCTTGAAATATAGCAATCATGTCCTAAGTATCCTTCCTCCTAACTTGTCTGATCATTCCTTGCTCTCCATTACTGGCCCTAATGACCTGAAGAGGAATAACCAGTTTAAATTCAATAACTACCTTTTGGATATTGATGGCTTTCATGAGATGGCAAAAGGTTCTTGGGAAAAACCAGTGAGGGGTGCTCCTGTGCATGTTTTATGGGTGAAGCTGCAGAGATTAAAAATAGATGTAAAGAGGTTTAGCAAGCAAGCTGGAAACGTGAAGATTAAGCTTAATGATACAAGAGCCAGTCTGCACAAAGCCCAAAGTGAATTAATGAATAATAGGCAGGACAACAACATTATTGGAAGAATAAAGACCTTGTCTGAAGAGTTGGTCAAACTGCATGATCATGAGGAGGCAAGATTGGTACAGAGGGCAAAGATAAACTGGATTAGACATGGAGATGAGAACTCAAAGTATTTCTTTGCTTACCTTAAAGCTAGATACAATAGAAACTGTATAAAATACCTGCAGAATGATAAGGGAGAACTTGTGACTGACCAGGAAGATATGGAGAAAGAGGTTGTTCAGTTTTATAGCAGCCTTATGGGAGATAGTGCAAAGTGCATGAAACATATTGATATTGAAGCTATGCGAGAGGGGGGCCAAATTGGGGTGCATCACAAGCAATTCTTAGTGAGTCAGGTTACTCATAAGGAAATTGAAGATGCCATCAAAGATATTGGTGATAATAAATCACCTGGTGTTGATGGGTTCAGTGCGAAAATCTTTAAAAGTTGTTGGCTGTTCATGAAAAAAGAGATTGTGGCTGCAGTATATGAGTATTTCAGAACAGGGATAATGTATAGAAAATTCAATGAAACAGTTGTAACCCTTGTTCCTAAGGGAGATAGTGCTAAAAGTATCAAAGACTATCGGCCTATAGCAGGGTGTACAGTGTTCCTAAAAATTATATCAAAGATTTTAACAGCTAGATTGAGGACTGTTCTGCCTGAGATCATAAATAGGAATCAAGCTGCTTTTGTTGCTGGGCAGGATATTCACAATCATATACACCTAGCTTATGAACTTTTAAAAGGCTATGAAAGGAAGAATGGCACACCAAGATGTATGTTCCAAAAAGACCTTCAAAAGGCCTATGATATGGTTCAATGGAGAGCTTTGGAGGATATTATGAAGGAAATGGGGTTTCCAAACACCTTTGTTGAGTGGATTATGAACCTGGTTTCTACTGTTTCTTATGTATTCAAGGTGAATGGGAATTTAACAAATACTGTGAGGGCAAAAAGAGGGATTAGACAGGGTGACCCGGTTTCTCCACTTCTATTTGTGATCATGATTGAGTACCTCAATAGATGTTTGATAAAGATGCAAAAGGAACCAAATTTCCACCATCATGCTAAGTGTAAACCGTTGGCTCTGACAAATTTGGCTTTTGCTGATGACATCTTGTTGTTCTGCAGGGGAGATGTAGATTCAGTGGATTTGATGATGAAAACATTTAGCAATTTCTCTGAAGCAACTGGCTTGATCTTTAATCCAAGGAAGTGTCATGCTTTCTATGGAAGTGTGGATGAGAACAGTAAGAGGAAGATCAAGTGTTATTGGGTCTATCACCCAATACTGGATGTTGAACTTTCCTCTCCCAAAGGCAGTGTGATTAGCAGAATTGACTCCATATGTAGAATTTTTTTGTGGACTGGGAAATCGGATATGAGCAGGAAAAGCCCCGTAGCCTGGAGTAGAGTGTGTAGCCCGGTAAAGCATGGTGGTTTAGGGCTAATAAACCTAACAGTTTGGAATCAAGTGACTTTATTGAAGTGTCTTTGGAACATATGCAAAAAGAGTGATAGTCTATGGATCCAATGGGTTCATAAAGTCTATCTTAAAGGTAAGAATATCTTGAATATGGACATTGGTCAGAGCTGTACCTGGACTCTGAAGAAAATTATTAAAGGCAGGGTGCTGATTGAGAAAATGCAACAGGATTGGAATCATATGATTGCTATAGGTAAATTCTCTATGAGGAAAGTCTATTATAATTTGATAGAGGATAGTACTGTTCAGTGGCATAATCTGATGAAGCATAACCTAGCAAGGCCGAGGGCTAGGATTACTTTATGGTTGTTATGTCATGGGCACCTTCCTACAAAGGATCAACTTTTTCGGTTTGGAATTATAAGTGACACTGTGTATAGTATGTGTGGCAAGAAGGAGGAATGTGTTGAACATATATTTTTTTCCTGTATCAATACTGCATGTGTTTGGAAAGAGGTTTTAAATTCGCTTGAAATTGATCACACTCCCCAAGCGTGGAGTACGGATTTGCATTGGATTATGGCTAGAGCAAAAGGTAAAGGTTGGAGAGCCCGGTTATTTCAAATGGCTATTACAGAAACTGTCCATGAAACATGGTTGTATAGGAATGCTTGTGTGTTCAATAATGATAATTACAAGAACAATATAGTGGAAAGAATTATTGATAGTATAGTGTATAGAAATTGGAGGGATAGGAAAATTAGATTGCACATTGCAAATCTAATGGTATAGGGTCCTTTGGTTGATGGCTGAATCTGTTAAGATTGCCTTGTTTgtattgtgatttttttaattaatatatatttggttcaaaaaaaaatgtgtgtacgaatataaaatgacataataTTTTATAACTGTTTTCATatactattattaatataattattatgatttattatattttaaaactctTTAATTCTATCAATCAATGAAAAAATGATAATCgaaaaacataaataaagtattaaaaaaaataaaaatcttacGACAATTTTAACGATGAattaaagagataaaaaaaacaaaacaaaaaaattaaatagtggTAGGTGGTTATCAGTTATGGAATAGAAAAGAGATAAATATAGATTTATAATCATTTAcaccaaaatatattattattattattagaattagagtaatatttaaatgaaaaataaatttaaaatatcaaaataataatattttttgaagttatgtattttttattttaataagttGTATTTATTATAAGGATGTGTAAATTATTtatgtaaaatatattatttaattggatTATAAAAACTAACAGCAaatttatttgagaattttttttaagtaaaatttatttGAGTTACATTTGAAAGAAATATAGAATTGtataatatataagaaaattggAAGGTGAATATATAATTGTATAAAATATAGAATTGtacacatttttttattattaatattattattagatgtataatttattattatcattattttttttaaagtggtAGTTgaacattttattattattactactaatttataaaatagaaaagtattttaaaatttataatatttaatgataatatgagttacaatatttaaaatattgaattgtATAAAAAAGTTaatctcataaaatatttattattattattattatagtttttttttaaagtgctatatgaattttatattattactaatttctttaaaaaaacaatttaacaaATTGTAATATTCAATAATAATAGAAGTTATAATGGTATTAAAATGCTTTTATTATGTGAATTgagatttaaattttaaaaaataattaaaaataataatttgacaaTTTTTTTGGTTACAtaataaattgtataaaatataatattatttaaaatatagagatataattatattattttttatttttattcttgttattattgttattattattattagtaattattaataattaatatagtgtcaatataatatatttgatgattttttatatatatatatatatatatatatatatatatatatatatatatatatatatatatatatatatatatatatatatatatatatatatatatatatatatatatatatatatatatattagttgacATTGCATCATATAGAAATAAAAATGGATAATATTTTTTGTAGAATATAGAACATATAGAAATAAaagtttaatatattattattagagaaaatgggtgatgcaatgacagtgtaaaatagttttacactgtcaaccaatcacaaccatgtatccaattccatcacacttttatctttaaaaaaatttaatgacatggtaaattgtttgttttctattggatgacagtgtaaaactgttttacactgtcagtacatATCCAGTAAacccttattattatttattttatttcttcttgattataaattatttataaaaaatatttatttatatacataaatatttattttgtttaatatttatttatttcttcttaattaatatatattaaaattgtattcagatttttttatattttctactaTTGCAAAATAGATAAGTAATTAtaacttttataaataataaaaaatttaatcatagtagctgaatattatattatattatatttatttttattattataattatagttattttattatttattattatatgagtattaaatcataatttattattaatattattattactttgtttattattattgttattattattattattatttaattattttaattataattattaagtttattattattaatatcattatccttaatattattattttttattattattattattattattattattattgtttattttatttcttcttgattataaattatttaaacaaaatatttatttattaattataattgattattagttgactatatattttttagaaataagAGATTTTTTTAATGTAGAGATATCCCaattaataatgaatattaaaaatcgctcatttttaaaaataatcgatattattattataatactattattattagctagatattaaattattattattattaattattaatagtgatgttttaatattatattattattattatttattttaatataggatttgTACTTAGAATTGTTACAACATGATTGGTCTATATTATGTTTAAACCTCAAAATTTTATTCTAAGAATGTTTATAAATAATgacaattttaattaatattgaaAATTTTATGAGGTTGACACATCAACATTAGTGTTATATTAGAATGACATGTCATCATTAGGTTTAGGGTTGTTAccaaaggttgtcatcatgacaaccttggatttatagtAAGTAGATTATAGAGATACGATAAAATGTTGGATTTATAGTAAGTAGATTATAGAGATACGATAAAATGTTACGCGGATGTCATCTGCCAAACCCAATCATCTCCTTTTATCTAATCTTTGAACCGATTATGCATAGCAAATCATATAAAACATTAATTCGTAAAAAAAAAACTGCACTCAAAATAGCTCATGAATAAGAGTCTAATGTGTCCTGATTTTGGGAGTAAAATTGGCCTTTAATCGGAAGTAATTAACTAGAAGACACAAGTTCAATGCATTGTATATGCATATAATGACGATTACATTCAGAAATgaacaatatataaacaaaaacTGTGCATTTTTATCATGTTCTTTCCTTCATTTTCCCCTTTGGGTGGATCAGTAACAAGATCGAATAATGTAAGCTTCTTTCTCATAGTACACTATTCGTATAGAAATAAGTTTACAAAATTATAGGTATAGTCAAGAACCAAGGGTTGAGGATGTACTCAATTCATTAAAAAATGGGACAAGTACATATGAACAAATAACCAATTAGATGATACTGCTTGAGTTGTTCAATTTCCCTTCTTGCGTTATCGTATGAATCCACAAGGAGCAAACTTTATTGGATTTTCCATACAAAATTGAATACTCCTTTCTGTCGAACAACCAATGTAGGACTCTTAAACATTACACCGGAAATTTTTCACATTTTCACATTTGCATCAGGTATTAGCCCCTGTTCATAAGGATTGCAGTAATCCCTGCATTTTTCCTGAGTCAGGATGAGATGCTTGCACAAAAAACTCCAGTCTTCAGATATTCTGTCCTTTCTCTGGCAAGGCAAGCATCCATGAATTTGGTGGAAAGGTGAAGGGTAATACAGACCTGAAAAGAGGGTGGAAAAAAGTGTATAGGATATTGAAcatgtaaaaaaaaaagagtaaagtGTAGCATTTTGCATTGATTAATTCCAAAACTTGCAATTCTAAATAATGAAAGACAACTGCAGTTACATGATTATATGTGATTGTGAAATCGTGTCAATCGTGACATGAGGATGCTACTAATATGACAACACAAATTATTTAAGCCACAAAAGCACATGACAAAATCAGTAACTGATAGGTACACTGTTAACAGAGAAAGTGGAAAACCAAAATCAGTAACATGTGTGCATCCTGATTTTGAAGAATCTCAAGTCTCAATGGGAAAACAAGGAGGGAACTAAAGGATATTTGATAAAATGTGAACCaccaaaagacaaaagaaaataaagaatgaTGAAGGATTGAGAGGTCTAACTAGAGGAGGGAAAGGCTGGTAAGCATTTACAGAGAACAACACAGTGAAACTGACACAAATTCATTATTCATGAATCCGCTGTGAATTGGGCACAATGACATGCTAGAATCTATGCAGTCAACCCCTCCCAGTTTGATTGAGGCACTCAACCAAAGAGAAAATTCCTCTAGTGATAACAGGATCATACCACTGCTAAAGAATGTTGTGGCATcaactaaaatataattaactattCGTCACTAATAGCACCATAGCGACAGTAGCTGTCATTCAAGTGAACCATCAACCATCATGGTGTATAGCTATGAAAGTACTAAATTAAGAATTAGAGCAAAACTTTCCTTTGGCTTCTATTGATAAACCAAGAACTTACCAATCAGAGATGAACCACTACATGCACCAAATAATCTTAAAACTGAAGCAGAAGTCCTCATGTGTGAATTGTATAGCAGCAAGGTACTCTTGTGCATTTTAGTCGAGAATTGAAATTACACAGAGCACTAAAGTTTATGATAACTTCTGAAAAACTTAGCCTTGCTCGTGAATTGATAATCCCTCAGGGGAAATAGAAGTAAAGGTCAAGACCAACTCTCCTAAAAACTTCGCTATTAGGTGAAACCACGTGAATAATCCAATCTCAATATCTCTAATATACTTCCTCACATGAAAGGCCCTCAGGTTTGTGATAGTATTCATGATGCACTTGGAGAACCCTCCCTTAAAAATTAACTATCAAGGTTAAGAACCATGCCATTTAATTACTCCATCAAGCATCCTATACTACTCGATGCAGGACTTGAGCACCCCACAATACCCAAGTTACTATCAGCTTGCAGCAAGCTAACTCTTTTTAGCCGAATGGTGGATGGCAAGGATCTAAATCTTTACCTCTTGGCCATAGATGTTCTAATATAAGGTCAAAGGCTAAGTCTCTTGAAAGCATAAGCTATTAAGTAAAAGCACATGAAAGATTTTTATATTTGTAAAGTGGCCATTCTTTTAAGACACTTTAATTACCACATCTCACGTTAGATGGAGAAATCACTTGAAGAGATGAAGGTAAGAGAACAAAAAAATCTTGAAAAATCTTATTCAAAAAACAAATACAATAAAAAAGTATAAAAAGAAGTATTTATATGTGAGTGCACATTACGAACCCTTTTGTTACATCTGTGCTTCATTCACCCCTGCATCAGTTTCTTCCTCTTTGCTTGTGTGCCCATGGTCATCCTGGTTTGACCCAGCTAGCAAATGTTGACTCCCTAAGACACTTTCATTGCTCTTAATTACGGAGAGATGGTCCATAGGAAGAGAATTCCTTTTGTAATTCCAAACAAGCATTGAAATGTAATCTTGAGGTGTAACAAGACCTTGTTCTCTGATGCCGCTCTGTTGCTCCTCCAAAGTCTTTGGATCTTCTAACTTTATGTATTCTAGCAACGACTTTTCATGGTCAGGCCTCCAATTACCAGGGAATGGGGTGTAATCTGTCTCAGGTACGAGAGACATCCTTGTATACTGGAGCCCGTCGATTGATTCGGCAAGACCCATCCTAAGCAAATTTTGATACTCAGGAGACTGTCCTTTCTTCTCCTTCAGTGGACGGCTCAGGTTTCGGGCACCAATCTTATACACTTTTGCACGCGAGCGAAGCTTGTATTTAGCAGCATAAAGCTTTGCAAGTGAGCCTCTTATGATATAAGAACAGAAGTTCACAATCTTCTTCCTATTGTCTGCAAACCTATACCATTCAACCATGGTTGACAAAAACTTGTTCATTTGAGCATTGGTGTGAGCTTGAGTGGCATGAAACATCCTAAAACAAGGTTGGGGATCAGGATCCCTATCACCCTTTAGAAAACTCAACTTTCTAAATTGCCTAATGCATTGCTTTAAGCTCGCCGTGACCGACAAAAGTGTTCCAACACCCTTTTCACTAATGATCTTACCACCGGTTGCAGTGTACCTAAGAGTTGGATAAACAACCCTCCTACAAAGAACGTGATCGAGAAACATTATACCTTTGGTTATATGTTCTATAGGAAGGCACTCGTTATCAAGCTTGACCATCAACTTCTGATcacaaaactcaatcaactgcTTCCTCAATGTAGCCGCGTCCGCCCTAGGACCCCGAACACCAATCAATATATGACCTCCATATCTTATAAAATCCATCTTCCTAGTTTTATCAGGTCCACTGGTAGGCACAAACTCCGGCCAAGAAGTGTTTCCCTGTTCAGCTTCCCCTTCAGGACTATTCCATATAACATCACTCTTGGAAGGAACATAAATCTCCTTCATTTTCCCTTCCAACCAACGATCCAACTCGTCCAAAACAATATTCGCCAAAAGAGGACTCAAAACTCCACAATGACCCCAATTCGGAACCTTCTCAGCTTCCTcaggtgcaaatccaaaaaaaGTGTCTAACCAATAAGGATCCGGCTTAGGTTCATCCTCATTCAAAATCCTCTTCTTCTGATACTTCCtctttgtcttcttcttctctctatcATCAACCTTACTCGTTACAACCGGCGTAACCAACGCGGATTTCAACAAATCAACAACCATCTTATCCCTCACATCTCTCATAACAGCATTAACCACTAACCCTACTTTCACCCCATCCAACAAAGTACTCAAATCACCTTTCAAATACCACAAATAACCAGCAAAATTCCTCCTAATAATTCTCAAAACAGTATGCGGCGTCCTCCCCGGACGAAAAGCGAAACTCTTCGACGAAAACCTAGGTTCATAAATAGGTTCAAGGATCATCAAAAGAACTTCCTGAACAATTCTATCTTGAAA is a window encoding:
- the LOC131622464 gene encoding nuclear intron maturase 2, mitochondrial, producing MHRHRLTLFTLQLLANNNPLRPHPTLTSLHPHHRHLSTTPFRRPPPDPNDPSILLKEDGFSLCSQMWIDNFRHPDKIITNLSSFLRRFELWLLAYQKVTTDETGSYTPRSSIQRPQLEDLLALRNAVIDGNFKWGSRLKFHIKSPIDKTDYESLSKRKIKIILTTTQPTPFQDRIVQEVLLMILEPIYEPRFSSKSFAFRPGRTPHTVLRIIRRNFAGYLWYLKGDLSTLLDGVKVGLVVNAVMRDVRDKMVVDLLKSALVTPVVTSKVDDREKKKTKRKYQKKRILNEDEPKPDPYWLDTFFGFAPEEAEKVPNWGHCGVLSPLLANIVLDELDRWLEGKMKEIYVPSKSDVIWNSPEGEAEQGNTSWPEFVPTSGPDKTRKMDFIRYGGHILIGVRGPRADAATLRKQLIEFCDQKLMVKLDNECLPIEHITKGIMFLDHVLCRRVVYPTLRYTATGGKIISEKGVGTLLSVTASLKQCIRQFRKLSFLKGDRDPDPQPCFRMFHATQAHTNAQMNKFLSTMVEWYRFADNRKKIVNFCSYIIRGSLAKLYAAKYKLRSRAKVYKIGARNLSRPLKEKKGQSPEYQNLLRMGLAESIDGLQYTRMSLVPETDYTPFPGNWRPDHEKSLLEYIKLEDPKTLEEQQSGIREQGLVTPQDYISMLVWNYKRNSLPMDHLSVIKSNESVLGSQHLLAGSNQDDHGHTSKEEETDAGVNEAQM